The Spinacia oleracea cultivar Varoflay chromosome 2, BTI_SOV_V1, whole genome shotgun sequence DNA segment TTCTTTAGGcccattatgtttttttttttttgggcataGGCCCATTATGTTATTAGCAATAATTGTAACAATAGTTTCAAACTAattttcgttttctttttcCAGCGAATGAGCTGTTATGAGAGAATAAATCCTATACCTTATCATCATGAGCCTGCCTCAATCCAAAAATAGTGGGTTTTTTTTTCAGAAATTTTAGGCCCGTTGTTTATTTTGTAGGTGGATTTTGGATAACTTAAAATTGCTCTCGGCTCGAAATGGCTTAAAAAGTCCGCTATTTTGGCCCGAAATAACAGATTTTGGGCAGAAATTTTCAGCCCGGCCCAACCCGCAAGTTGACCAGGCCTAAATAATCCACATGTGAGTATATACTTTTTTGAAGGAAACAAGTGAATATATACTAGTTATCCTAtcctacattgaagaaatataGAAAGATTGACTAACATATAAGATTAGTGAGCTACTCGCCTACTCATCACCAAATGGTTTAGAATGGAATCATGTCAGACCTATATGTGGTCAATTTCTTCTTTTGTCCGGGCTCGTGTTAGGCCCGATGAGTTTATCATGAGCCAAAAAGGCAAGACAAATTACAAATGGAGCAGGGGAtttgaacctgagacctatcaCACACAAGTCTACAGTAATGCAACTCTATCTATGTTCAAAAAgtgtgtttttttttctatcaTTTGATTACAAATGGATGGTGTTACCTGAGAGGACAGGCTGAACGCTGTTGAGAAGAATGGTAACAGCCAAAAGCCATGAAAGTTTATCAACTTCTTCAAGAACAGGAACACTGTCTGAGAATATGATGGCAAATTTATCATGAAGTGCCATTATTAGTACACAGAAGAATAGTCCGATTACTGTCGAAGTTGCCACTGATACTTTTGTCGCGAACTTTGCTGCTTTTCCATTTCCTGCTCCTAGTTCATTTGCCACTCTTACTCTGTTAATTAACACATAATTACAAAGATTAATTAATACTCCATCTTTGTTTCTTTAAATTGTTAAGAAGACGTTCTAAAGCAGCGCCTTTTCTGGGAATTCGGAGGCCctattctttttttaaaaaattctttttttttttttttttttttaatgtggaGGCTCTTTACTTAATAAAACGATTAGTAAcactaaaagaacaaaaaaaattgtacaTATTGTATCTTCTATTTGCACGATTAACTGTATAACTCAAATGTAAATTACCACTATTTTTTTTAGGCCCCAAATTGTGCTGACCTATAGACGGCCCTGTTCTATAGAATAATAATTACCTTCTTGCATGTAAACTAGTCCAACTTAGCAATGCTACGTAGTTCTATTGTATAAGCCAACTCATGAGGACTTTTTTGGTGTCCCCCTTTTAAAGTACCTAAACTACCCTGTTAATTAATGTTAATCAATATTTATAAACATATACATGTTATTTTAAGGGAAATTTGTTAAAAAAGACCtattataacccaaattttgcgagaaaggaccttatataattttttttgcgagatcacaccttaatgtaaatttttttgcgagaaagaaccttatataatttttttttgtgaaatcacaccttaatgtaatttgtttttgcgaaagacaactaaaagtaaatttccggcattgactgagctttttcggcaattgacttgcacgtgtgACATTATTTTTGCTAATcgcacccaattttcctccaaaattcaagctttaaaacctaaagttgcaaaaaaaatcgaaaaaaaatcaactttgaaaattcaagactcgggaaaatcaatgtctttagccaacgtaagccacacgtgctgctcacgtgcaagtcaatggccggaaaagctcagtcaatgccggaaacatCCCTTaagtcctttctcgcaaaaaaaattactttaaggtgtgttttcacaaaaaaaaattatataagatcatttctcgcaaaatttgagttataaaaggtcctttttggcaaatttgccttatTTTAAAGAAGTTTTATTGTTTCTATATTTAACAGTATAAAATTACAATACGTGCAATATAAAATatcacgcacgcatcgcgtgcataaacattaatattaattaatgtaATCAGTGACGGATCTAGAAATTATACTACTAAATGGGGCTACtactaaaatttaattaaaaaaaataacaaaattaaatattttataatacgaattaatgaaaattaactaaaattatgcAGCTTTATTTTGGCCAAGTGACCCCACTTGATATGCATTAGCTCCACCAGTGAATGTAACACGTTAAGTTAGCAAAGGGTTATAGACTTATAGCACTAATAAAAAGGTAGTCCTTCCTAGCTACCATGACGGCATGACCCCAACGCCCCAACCATAACTAATTAACTAGTAAGAGCATCAGCATCCTTGACCGCAGGAAGCTGTCAAGTGATACTTGACTCACTTTAAGTTTCAcaatgttactccctccgtcccggaatactcgacccggtttgaccggcacagagtttaagggacttgaattgacttatttaatttaatagatagtagttgatagtggggtattattttaatgtagttagtgggaggtgggttaagaggtggggttggggagagtaggggttgaatttttaattattttttgtatggagtagggggtaggtgggttaataggggtggagtgaaaaataatataatattgttagaatattttcatttttagaaacaggtcaagtattaagagacggcccgataaggaaaacaggtcaagtattccgggacggagggagtaacaaatATGCAATGTCAAGTATTGTCTTACTTGACTTGGGTCAGGTTCTTGACCCCTCGGTCAACAAATGTAGATGATAATTTTACCTAATTGCTttcctattattattattatttaaatatttattaattgttgTGGTGTTTAAATAAGTAGTGTATTAACTGGGTTAAAAATTACATGCTGATATTTTTAGTGATTTGAGTTGGGtgtttattttgttgtttgACTTCCCACAAAATTGCATGCAATTGTAAAATTAAACCACAAAAATACTCCGTatcaaacaataaataattaaataaataaaccattttttaaaattatgatagaatttaaatttattagtgtttaaaattagtaatcgTGTACGCGAGAAGATTTGAGGTGAGATATATGTAAAAAGTATATGAGAGAAATCAGTAACCTTGGGTCAAGATTGTAGAAGAAAACGTAGGGGTTAGAGTAGATGTATGTCAAGTTATTGGAAAATGAGGTGGAAGAAGGagaaggatgagagagaaattggTTTACACTTGACCAAGAGTCAAGGATGCAGATGGTCTAAGAGTACGTGGTATTATGGTAACCAAATTGTTTCCGTTattaaatactccgtattagtcccctattaactttttttcatccgtttcaactcaatatttaaatgtaaataTCTCTAAATACGTATGTTAAAAAATATTCCGTATAAAATTTCGATATTGTTAAATTGCACACTGACACGAACAATACAAGATcacacatgaatatattttgaaatacgTATTAGAAGGAAATTAGAAGATTCTATTCGATTATGAATAGTGCCAAGATCTCAAAAGAGACTAATATTCTAGAACGGAAAGAGTATTTGATAATGTGCATGATTCACGTTATTGTAGATGATATTATGATAGATAATGTGTATCAATCCAATATCCGGACGTACTACAACTAATCCCATAAATGAATTGGTATTGACTAGGGGTAGGGAACATCTAATTTTTATGTTATCATCTATGGGGTATAtacatagtactccgtatagGCAAGAAAAATGGACCTTATTCAACCAAACGTATCACAGATTAATCAGTTCATCTACATCGGTCTAAATACTTGTAATCAATATATATTAATAAATAGCACACAAGTCACTTCCTATTTCCTAAATTCTTCAATTTGATCATATATTGTAGCTACATTGGCATGAATAGTATTGTAACAACATACTTATAACCCGTACCATTTTATAATGTTCGAAAAAAGTTTCATACTACGGAATATTACTTTGTATTGAAGTGAAAGAGATAGGGGAAAAAACGACGTTGTCGTTACTAGTAAGAATAATTTTGAAAGAATAAGATTGAAAAGAATGGGTGCCAAAGAAAAAATTACCCGGTTGCAGCGAAGAAAGCGAGAGGAACCATCATCTCCCATCCATTAATTGTCATGCTGTCCATTCGTTAAAACGACGTAGTTTTATGAAAATGATATAATTAGTGGTAATAAAACATATACTGCATACTCTCTCCGTTCCATAGTGATGTTTCATTTTAGAGTTATGACACTATTCGTAATAAAATTGAACTTTCTAAATTATTTCGAATGTTGTACATAAGAAAAAACCACTACAAAtgtttgtatctttaatgacaacatAATTACGaagacgggtcaaaaatctcgTTGCAAAATcattttgcgacggggctaacaaccaaacaaagacgtgaacaaccgtcgtaaatgtcttttacgacggatcAACAACGGGATTTTACATTAGCGACGActcccttttatgacgggttcgcgacagaaaattccgtcattaatcaacgaatattggcctttagcgactgCATTTCCCGTCTTTAATGGTATTATTTCTTGTAGGGAACGTATTCATGTGaagtcttgtttgattcgtctctaATGAGTACTTtaataatatcaaaattttaaacgAGACAAAAAAtacattgacaaacgtgaaaaATAGAAATTAGAATATCATTGTGGAACGGTGAGAACAACTGTCATGAAAGAAATTAGGAGGAATGGAGCATCACATAATGAACTTACCAAACAGATAGCGCATCAACGGCAATTGCAGCGTTCTCTAAACCACCTACCATCAACACCAGAATTCTGTAGTACCAGTTCTCCAAGCTTTGTTTACAACCCCAGAAAAGATCGAAACAAACATATTAGGCCGGAGTTACGGCTACTAGAAAATCGTTCTTATTTAGTTGACGCAGTTTGACTTTATCATTATACTTATACACCCTCTTTTGACCgagtcaagtgagatcttggTAAATTCGTCTAGATAAATGTTTTcaaaatataaactttttataattttttcttttacaTAATAAGATATAAATGACAGAATGTACATTGACAAACGTGACTAAAAAAATAAGCCAACTAcaaataagaacggaggaagtataattagGGTTTAAGAGTGTCGATTTGAATGGTTAGTTTACTTTATACGTAAAACGTAATAATACTTTTTCTGTTTTTATTGCCAGTTTTTAAAATTAACATGATTAATATAAGTATGACGATTTTTTGGTCCATGCATGATTCAATCGAAATGATATGACTTTCAAACTTAcaaaaccaaaaactgaaaattagcAGTGATACAGAACAATCCGTACACAAAGAAGACGTACCAGAGCATGACACCAGAGGCAGCAGAGAGCTTAACGAACTCCCAAAGACCAGAAAAAGCTCCCCAAGAAAACCCACTCCAAGTATCCGGACATCCACCCCAAGCCACATAAGCCATTTCCCCAAAGAAAAGTATCCACCAAGACACATTAAGTGCAACACAAAGTCCAATAATTCCCATATTGAACACATAAACAAGCACCCAACTCATTAACACATGAACAAGAAACGCCCCGAACGAGACCCAGGCGATGATGGCGGTCTTAAGTTGGCTTTGGAGGAACCGTTGGACGGGGAACACGAAGGCGAAGCTGAAGTGTAGAGGGATGAGCCATACGGCGACTAGGCCCGATAAACGGGCCACGTCGTCGGGTTGGCCCACGAGTTTGAGTAACGGGGTTGTGAAGATGTAGAATGGGAGGAGGAGGAAGCAACAAAGGAAAAGGACTATCCATGATCTTTGCATGTAGATTCCTAACATGTGTAGTTTTTTGGCTCCGAATGCTTGTCCACATAGTGTTTCCAATGCGCTTGCCATCCCTAGCTATAGGACCATTTTATGTAATACGTGAATCAGTGGCGAATTCAGAAAGTATAGAACTGAAattaagtattttttttaaaaaaaattaatgaaaatttaactaaaattaGGTTATATTTTTCTGACAAGTGGGGTCACGTGACCCCAAACCCCCTCCCTCCCTCCCACACTGATGTGAACGCACTTGTGTTAGTGAAAATTTGGGTATTAATTACAATGGACATGATAGAATTATACATACAAATTAAGTGTATGATTCCTAAGAGTCTTACctagaaaaaaaaatgtacttaGGTGATGATAATGGTTGTAAATTGTACGTGATGATTAAAATGCGTCACAATCCTACGTGTCACTCTTTAATGATATCACAAGGGTGGTACATAGGTTGtgattcttttcttttttgtaaCTATCAACGCTATATTATCACTATGAAAATATTTGAATAGAGCAATTCATAAAAAAAGAAGGAAACATTTTTTATAATAAACAATgtaatatttaaatatatttttatttttatcatttaactaaaaaaataaaaatttcaatatgataatatatttttacgtaataaaaaaaattgtgataCAAATAGTTGGTTGCTAGTTGCAACCTTTATCACTTTGCTAAATCGTGATCTGATGTGTCGGTAATCGACAAAGATAGAGCAAGGGTCCTTCCTAAAAAGTTTGTAACAGAGTTTTGAAGACGTTGAACAACATCACATAACTCACATTGGTCAATCAAGATTGAtaatcttcttttttttttttttttttttttttttgacatatgcAAGATTGATAATCTTCAAAACTGTTATCAGTCACCAACATATATATTGAGAAACTTCTATTATAAATGAGCATAAAAATAGCATTGGTTGTACTAACTTACAACAAGGTACTACCAGTGGTACCATGCATAAGCACGGGATAATTAAACATCAATTCATCGACAACCAACTGTTATGATATATAGGGAGGTTAACCGTTAACATCATAAAAGGACAACAATATATCAACTACTTCCTTATAAATAAAAATACGACATTTAAAAataaactcaattttttaatcaTTTAATTAAGAAATATTACAAGAACAAATAGCTGTAACTGGATCATTTATGTGAGGCATAAAATGAGACACTActataaaagtaaataaatcaTAATCATTGACTGTAACACTCAAAGTTTGCTatgtcaaaaaaacaaaaaaaaaacactcaaaGTTTGAATTAATTGCttacttgtatagttgtattTCTCTGTTCGGTTTATAAGCCTTTCCTGCTCATCTCAATTTTTATAATGTAAGTGGATAGGTAATTTACATTCTTGCACCCATTTTTAGATATAAAATTAGGGAAAAATGTGGGTTATTGAACATGGAAGAGGTTAGTTTGGTAAATTCAAGtggataaaattataaaaaatagaaatactgcaactaaaaagaacggACGAAAATATAAACATTATAATTAAAAGGGAACACAAGATATTAATCACAGTCATTATCAAGAAAGTCAACTCTCGAGTTCCACATGGAGACTAAAATGTAAGTAGTCCTCATTCCTTGAATTAGTCATACTTTTGCAATTTTACAAGTTTTAATGTTTCACCAAACATGAGAAAACAtatactcaaaaaaaaaaaaaaaaaaacatatatataacGTGGGATCATCATCGTGTATAATTTAGGacaaagtatatatattttttgaaatatctagtaatttaaaataagagTGATATTGTGTTTCAATATATACCAACACTCCACATTAAAGAAGAATTTGACTATATATTGGTTTATAATAAAGTGATAAGTTAATCATTCTCCTTTTATTCTTCAACGTTGAACAATATATATTTACAACCCATATTTAAAAACGTAAACTAAAAATGAAATCCGATTTTATGGTGCGAATAAGCTAGAAGGACAATATATCCAAACCCGCATATATTCTGGGCCATGTCAAGCCAACCTCTAGTACATATTTTCAGTAAAACAAATAATCTTCTTGTATTTCTTTTGGGATTttcacaaaagggtatcacTAAAATGAAAACTTTCCTCaatcactacaaaaatttgtatatttttatgacaacctaataacgacgcaaaagggcttttgcgacgggcataacaacccaacaaagacggaacaaccgtcgcaatatcttttacgacgggataatgacgggattttccattaacgacggcccccttttatgacgggttcgcgacggaaaatcccgtcgttaatcaacaattggcctttagcgacgggatttcccgtcgttaatagtacaatttcttgtagtgaaccAACCAATATAATGTTGACTCCTTTACTAACTCATTTTTCTCAAACTCTCACTCCATATATGTCATGTTTATCACTTTACCTactaaatatatttaaatgaatttatttattttattcctaAATTTAAAAAGTTATTTACCCCAACTTAAAGATAAATCCTTTATTgcgaaaaaaatatttttggacGTAGGGAATACGAATTTGATAACTATCGAGGGGGAGGATTAGATAGTGACTCTCAAGTTAGAATATATCCATCACTCCAATAAAAACCAAGAACACCTCCGAATAAATCAATCAGATTTCCTTTTTGCTTTTAGATTTTTCCGGCAGCTCAAGAAAATAGAATTATCTCTAACGACCTGTCTGATAGCCGATCATAAATGATATTAATGAAAATGTATGTAAATGTGTAAGAAAAATCATGGTAATCAAGGGCGGATCTTTGTTTGTTCTTGGGTGGGCCTGACCTTCCCTGACCGAAAATTTTATAGTGTACTTTTAGTTACAGTCCCACTAAAattgtgtataattgtataattataTAGTATATTGCTTAAATTTTTTTCTACCGGCCCCCCTCTTAAAACCGTTCAAAGTAGTCACTGATGGTAATGCTAGTTATCTCGACATTGTATATGATTTGTGAAGTGATATTGGATGAGAATGCAAATTTATAAACAAAAACATCCAGTTTGAAATAAGGTTTTATTATCCTGGACATTAtgatgttattcctattctACTCCGTACCATTTATTATCGACTATGAAGTAATAACcattttcattatttttccccactttttttttatataaaatatttga contains these protein-coding regions:
- the LOC110803352 gene encoding protein DETOXIFICATION 27 produces the protein MKKEMIEELNQPLIPSPEKTENSIVKKDDDDSKKLGERVWEESKKLWHIAGPSIISRIASFSMNVVTTAFAGHLGDVELAALSIANTVIVGFNFGLLLGMASALETLCGQAFGAKKLHMLGIYMQRSWIVLFLCCFLLLPFYIFTTPLLKLVGQPDDVARLSGLVAVWLIPLHFSFAFVFPVQRFLQSQLKTAIIAWVSFGAFLVHVLMSWVLVYVFNMGIIGLCVALNVSWWILFFGEMAYVAWGGCPDTWSGFSWGAFSGLWEFVKLSAASGVMLCLENWYYRILVLMVGGLENAAIAVDALSVCMTINGWEMMVPLAFFAATGVRVANELGAGNGKAAKFATKVSVATSTVIGLFFCVLIMALHDKFAIIFSDSVPVLEEVDKLSWLLAVTILLNSVQPVLSGVAIGSGWQVYVAYINIGCYYVVGLPLGIVMGWVFNTGVVGIWAGMIFGGTALQTLILGIITVLCDWEKEAQKVVAHVQSWSDQPQNQPSIQQA